The sequence below is a genomic window from Clostridia bacterium.
AGTGTTTTTCAAACTTTTTCCCACGTGTCGCACCCGAATTCTAAACAGTTTGGTAAATATTCAAAATTAATGAATAATGAAGGAGAGAAAGAAAAATGAAAAAAATGATTAGACTGATTAGTATCTTAACCGCTATCATCCTGGTGCTGAGCGGATGCTCGGCAGGTGGAAACACAACCGATTCAGGAAGTTCCCCCGCACCTGACGCTTCACAAGGTAAAAAACAAGATCTTATTATGGGGACAGGCGGCACCGCAGGCACTTACTATATTGTTGGTGTTGCTATGGGCCAGGCTGTTTCAGAACATTCAAGCATTAACAACATTGTTGTTCAATCTTCACTCGGTTCAATGGAAAATATTAATTTGACTAATACAAATGAAATGCAGCTGGGATTCTCCAATGAGGACGGCATCTATTTTGCCTATAACGCAACAGGCCCTTATGAGAAAACTGGAAAGCAAGACATTTTGGGTGTCATGTCCCTATATCAGAGTGCCGGCCAAATGGTTACAAAAGCAGACTCAAACATAAAGACTTATGCGGATCTCAAGGGTAAAAAAGTTTGTTTAGGGCCACCTAGCACAACTATTATAGAAATGTCAAAAGCAATACTTAGGGAATATGGCATAGATCCTGAGAAGGATATCACTCCTTTCTACTTATCTTTTGATGAAGGTATTACTAAAGTTGTAGACGGAGAATTAGACGCTACATTCTATGTAGCCGGAACACCAACTGCAGCTCTTATGAATGCTGCTTCAACAACTCCTATGGCATTGGTTAATGCTGATCAAAGCTTACTAAACTCTATAGCTGAAAAACAGCCTTACTATAAGCCATATGTGATTCCTGCTAACACTTATAAAGGTATAGATTATGATGTAAATACATTAAAAATCATGACAACAATTTTTACAAATTCAAAGGCATCAGAAGAAGCTATATACGATTTTGTAAAGAACTCTCTTGAAAACATCGACACCTATAAAAATGCCCATGCAGTTGTTTCAGAAATAACACCTGAGACTGCAGCCCAAATGGCTATACCACTTCATCCGGGAGCAGAAAAGTACTTCAAAGAGAAGGGCGCTATTAAATAAATCAGAATAGTTCATCAAATTAGGGAGGTTCAGTATGGGAGATACCACTTCAACTTTTAACAAGTCAAACAAGTTGACGGACAAAATTCCTCTGTTTATAGCTATTTCACTATGTGCATTCCATACCTACACAGCATCCATCGGAATTTTACCCGGATATGCCCTTTCGGCAATCCATTGGGCTTTGGTTGGTACTTATATCGTTTTCACAAAACCCCTGAAATTTAAATATGGTAAAATCCTTGATATGCTGCTGATGGCTGTAAATATCTATATCAGTATATATCTTCTAAATTTACAAGAAGAAATGGTTTTCAGATCTGGTATATACACGGACTTTGAAGTCTTCTTGTCAATCATTGCAATTATAAGCGCTCTGGCAATTTCAGGACGTGTTCTTGAAAAATCCTTGTCAATCCTAAGTGTTGCATTTATTGCATACGCGCTTTTCGGAAACTATATTGCCGGCATGTTCCATACTGTTAAATTTTCTGTAAGCCGTATTGCAACTTATTTATACACATCAACAGATGGACTTTATGGCGAGACTTTGCTGGTTTCAGCAAGATTTATCTTCATCTTCCTGATCTTTGGCTCTGTTCTGGAGATTACAGGTGCCGGTCAATTCTTCGTTGACCTCACGCTGTCCTTTACAGGCAAATTCAGAGGCGGCCCTGCTCAGGCATCTGTTTATGCCAGCATGTTGATGGGAACAATCAGTGGTTCAGGTGCAGCCAACGTTGCAGCAACCGGACCATTTACAATCCCTCTGATGAAGAGAGTAGGCTATAAGCCTGATGATGCAGCAGCCATCGCTTCTGTTGCGGCCTCTGGCGGACAAGTAATGCCACCGGTAATGGGTGCGGTCGCATTCCTGATGAGTGAAATTACAGGAATAGAATACGGTACAATTGCTCTGGCAGCATTTGTACCAGGTGCACTTTACTATATAGCCTTGTCTTTCATCGTATATTTCAGTGCAAGAAAAAACAACATGGAGCTGATTCCAGAAAGTGAAATTATGCGCCCATGGGAAGTCTTCAAGAAAGGCTGGCTGTATCTTATACCAATTTTCCTCTTGGCTTATCTTTTGTTAAATGGATACAGTCCACAGCGCGCCGCTCTTGTTGGTATCATAGTTACTTTGATTATCGGCTTCTTCCTCAACAGGAAATCCTTGAGTCTGGAGTCTTTTAAAAGAATATGTGTTGACTCTGCAAATGGAATCAGAAGCATTGCTGCTTCATGTCTTCTGGCGGGAATAGTTATTGGAGTGCTGAATATAACCGGTTTGGGTATTAAGCTCAGCGGTATCATTGTTACCTTGGCAAATGGAAATCTGGTTCTTGGACTGATTCTGGCTATGTTTGCCAGCCTGATTCTGGGTCTTGGATTACCGACATCAGCATCCTATTTAATTCTTGCAGTATTAGTAGGTCCAGCTTTGATTGATATGGGTGCTTCAGTATTGTCAGCGCATTTGTTCTTGATATACTTTGCGGCATTATCCTCCATATCACCTCCAGTTGCCATAACTGTATTTACAGCTTCAGGTATTGCCAATTCCGATAACATGAAATCAGGATGGCTGTCAATGTTCTACGCATTAGGCGGAATTATCCTACCGTTTATGTTCGTTCTTAATGGCAATTACTTATTGAGCGGTACAGTTGTGTCAATTGCAATAACAATTATAATGGGTATCATCGGCTGTATTATACTAGCAGGCGGTATTATTGGTTGGTTTGGTACCAATATCAATATAATATCCAGAATTTTATTACTGGTAGCAGGTACTCTGGTAATGCTTGCAACGCCTGTGGAATCATCAATCGGCCTTTTGACCGGAGCTTTGGTTGTCGGGGTTGCGTTCTATACCAAAAAAAAGCGTATGAGAGCAACAATGGAATCATAAGGAGAATTGTGAATATGGAAGGAAAAATAGGATTTAGAATTAAAAAGGACTTTCAAAGATCCGACAAGCAGGTTCTAGATAGATTTAAGAAGATCGGAACTTGTGCAGTCAGCGACGGCTTGAATAAATTCAATACCATGCATCATTCAATTAAGCCAATCATTGATGACGCTGTCATCTGCGGCAATGCACTTACAGTAAAAATGAGACCGGGTGATAACCTCATGCTCCATAAAGCCATCGGACTGGCTCAACCAGGTGATGTTATAGTTGTAGACACTTGCGGGTCAGAGACCAACAGTGTCATGGGTGAGCTGATGGCTATGTCAGCTTTCAAAAGCGGTGTTGAAGCAATAATAGTTGATGGAGCCATCCG
It includes:
- a CDS encoding TAXI family TRAP transporter solute-binding subunit, with amino-acid sequence MKKMIRLISILTAIILVLSGCSAGGNTTDSGSSPAPDASQGKKQDLIMGTGGTAGTYYIVGVAMGQAVSEHSSINNIVVQSSLGSMENINLTNTNEMQLGFSNEDGIYFAYNATGPYEKTGKQDILGVMSLYQSAGQMVTKADSNIKTYADLKGKKVCLGPPSTTIIEMSKAILREYGIDPEKDITPFYLSFDEGITKVVDGELDATFYVAGTPTAALMNAASTTPMALVNADQSLLNSIAEKQPYYKPYVIPANTYKGIDYDVNTLKIMTTIFTNSKASEEAIYDFVKNSLENIDTYKNAHAVVSEITPETAAQMAIPLHPGAEKYFKEKGAIK
- a CDS encoding TRAP transporter fused permease subunit → MGDTTSTFNKSNKLTDKIPLFIAISLCAFHTYTASIGILPGYALSAIHWALVGTYIVFTKPLKFKYGKILDMLLMAVNIYISIYLLNLQEEMVFRSGIYTDFEVFLSIIAIISALAISGRVLEKSLSILSVAFIAYALFGNYIAGMFHTVKFSVSRIATYLYTSTDGLYGETLLVSARFIFIFLIFGSVLEITGAGQFFVDLTLSFTGKFRGGPAQASVYASMLMGTISGSGAANVAATGPFTIPLMKRVGYKPDDAAAIASVAASGGQVMPPVMGAVAFLMSEITGIEYGTIALAAFVPGALYYIALSFIVYFSARKNNMELIPESEIMRPWEVFKKGWLYLIPIFLLAYLLLNGYSPQRAALVGIIVTLIIGFFLNRKSLSLESFKRICVDSANGIRSIAASCLLAGIVIGVLNITGLGIKLSGIIVTLANGNLVLGLILAMFASLILGLGLPTSASYLILAVLVGPALIDMGASVLSAHLFLIYFAALSSISPPVAITVFTASGIANSDNMKSGWLSMFYALGGIILPFMFVLNGNYLLSGTVVSIAITIIMGIIGCIILAGGIIGWFGTNINIISRILLLVAGTLVMLATPVESSIGLLTGALVVGVAFYTKKKRMRATMES
- a CDS encoding RraA family protein, with the translated sequence MEGKIGFRIKKDFQRSDKQVLDRFKKIGTCAVSDGLNKFNTMHHSIKPIIDDAVICGNALTVKMRPGDNLMLHKAIGLAQPGDVIVVDTCGSETNSVMGELMAMSAFKSGVEAIIVDGAIRDIRELKEHHYPVFARCVTPAVGDKDGPGIINGLICCGNVAVQPGDIILGDANGVVVIHQDEAEEVLTAAEKKLAGDQNRMKEILNGVITKPDIDKTLKEKGVI